The Actinomycetota bacterium genomic interval TCGCGCCGGCTGCGGCCTTCGGTCTCGGCGCTCTGCTCGAAGAACGAAACGAGATCCCCCAAGCGGTGGAGGCCTACGAGATGGCTCTGGCGTCGGGGCACCCGGAGTTCGCTCCCTGGGCCGCCTACAACCTTGGCATCGTGCTGGAGAAGATCGGCCGGCCCGCCGAGGCGAAGGAACGTCTGGAGGGGGCAATCGCTCTCGGGCACCCGGACCTTACTTCGTGGGCTGCCTTGAAGCTGGGCGACCTGGCGGCGGGCTCCGGTGACCCGGAGCGGGCTCTGGAGGCATACCGCCTGACCATTTCACTGCGGCACCCCGAGTGTGCTTCGGTCGGGGCGATCAGCGCCGCCCGCCTTCTCGCGCGCACGGGGCAGAACAAGCCTGCAGAGACCGCTTACGAACAGGCGATTGCTCTGGGCCCACCCGAGACGGCCGCGACCGCAACCAGGGAGCTCGAGCAGTTGCGGAAGGTGGAGGAGCACCGGTGACGGGCTTCGTGAACAGGATCGAGCGCATGGAGTCACTGGACCCGGGCGCACGGCTGATCCAAAAGCTGCTCAGCCGTACGATTCCGCAGCAGTCGACCCGTAAGGACCTCCTCAGCGGCACCTGGCTCGGGCGCCCTCTTCATCCTGCGCTCACCGACGTTGTGATCGGCACCTGGATCAGTTCCGCCCTGCTCGACCACGCGTCCGGCGCACGTGGGAACAAAGCCGCCGACCACCTGCTGCTGATCGGGAACGTCTCGGCACTGCCGACCATTGCAGCCGGCCTGTCGGACTGGGCCGAGCTGTGGGGTGAGCAGCAGCGATTGGGGTCGGTCCACGCCCTGGGGAACGGCGCCGCCCTCGCCCTCCAGGTGGTGTCCCATCGGGCCCGAAGGGCCGGCAGGCGCCGGGCCGGAAAGCTGTTGTCGCTGGCCGCGGTCCTCACTGCCGGAGGCTCCGCCTACCTTGGCGGCCACCTGTCGTTCGTAAAGGGCGTCGGGGTCAACCGGACCGCGTTCGAGGTCCCGCCCCAGGAGTGGACGCCGGTGATCGCCGATCAGGATCTGGCGGAGGACACGCCCACGCCGGCCCGGGCCGGTGACATCGGTCTGCTGCTGTACCGGCGGGACCAGGAGGTCTACGCGCTCTCCGATCGCTGCACCCACCGGGGATGCGCTCTTCACCTCGGCCAGGTGAACGACCTAAAGGTGGAGTGCCCGTGCCACGGCAGCATCTTCCGGCTAACCGACGGTGGAGTCCTCAAAGGGCCCGCCACCGTGCCCGCCCCGGTTTACGACGTGCGCCGCCGGGACGGAAACGTGGAGGTCCGCCGGCTGGTCGCTCCCCAGTGGGGACGCCGGCCGGCCGGAGGTGCGGGAGGTAGCGGGATCAGCTCGGGAGGAGCCTGACCTCAACCTGGTCGCCCAGAATTCTCGCTTCGAAGCACGGCTGCGGGGCCGAGGCAGGGCCGTGCTCGACCTCTCCGGTTCGCATGTCGAAGACGCTGGCGTGCCAGGGGCACTTCACGGTCATCGCGTCGGGGTCGATCTCCCCCTCGTGCAGCGGGCCTCCCCGGTGGGAGCACTTGTCGGCCAGGGCGCAGATGGTTCCGCCGTCACGGTAGAGCATCACCTTCGAGTCGCCGAGGTCGGCGGCCACCGCCTGCTGCGATGGCAGGTCCGCCTCGGCCATAACCGCGGTCCAGTCCGAGGGGTAGTGGGCGAAGCGGGTCTGGTCGACCCCGCTGCCCAACCGGTAGACCAGGTGGCCCCCGAGAAAGCCCGCCCCGGCCAGAACTCCGGTCGCTGCCATGGAGAGCGCCACTCCGAAGCCGTGGCTTCCCCGCCGCCGCGCCAGGTAGGAGCCGGTGTACAGAACCATGGCGGTGGCGTTTCCGGCCGCGTGGACCAGGCCGATGCGCCGTTCGTCGCCGTAGGTGTCGATCCAGTCGGCCACCCCGGCAGCAACGGTGGGCAGGGCCGAGGCGATCCCGAGCCCGAGCAGGGTTTGTGATGCGCTCTGCGACTTCTTTCCGCCGAGGACGTCGAGCAGCAACGAGCTGGTCCACAAGCCGATGGGTATGTCGGTGAGCACCGGGTGCACCGGGTGGCCCTGCCACTTGCCGGTGAGGGCGTCCTTGACGGGCCCGGGCGGTATCACCTTGGATACAGCCGCAATAAGAGCCTCGCTCGGCTTATCGAGCACTTCCGCTTGTTCGATGCTGGTCAACGGGTTCTTCACGGATGCCTCCTGGGAGAAAGTCTTCATGGACGACCGGCCTAGCCGTAACGCCTATGTTAACTAGTCATAGAACTTGTGCACCCGCACTTTGGCTCTACGGCTGACCGGACTTGTCTCCCGAAGGCAGGCGCATACAGACGCAGCACTCGGTGGGGGAGGGCTCCAGGAGCACCTGGAGGGAATTGTTGCCCAGACCCTTGGCAATTCCTTCGACGAACTGGCGGTTCATCGCACAGATGAACTCGGGAGCCTGCCGGGCCAGGTGGTGGAACGGGCAGTTCCGGAGGCGAACCACTCCCTTCTCCGCCCGATAGGGCTCGTACCCCCGTTCTTCGAGGACGTTCTCAATAACCCGGAGCGCCCTCTCCGCGCCGACCCGTCCCTTGCCTGCAGCGGCGCGAAGCTCCCGCCCGAGCTCAA includes:
- a CDS encoding tetratricopeptide repeat protein, with translation LHLSLADDNRIYVHIDRISPAVSAAGDGTCRYDRHRSLSHMRQEVFPLVMRSYRPSGEETKRTRQARLNLYDAQRAWCEAVEAGRQEEAVESGLRLAGLLAAEKESARLQARTLYRQAIASGHRDFAPAAAFGLGALLEERNEIPQAVEAYEMALASGHPEFAPWAAYNLGIVLEKIGRPAEAKERLEGAIALGHPDLTSWAALKLGDLAAGSGDPERALEAYRLTISLRHPECASVGAISAARLLARTGQNKPAETAYEQAIALGPPETAATATRELEQLRKVEEHR
- a CDS encoding Rieske (2Fe-2S) protein: MTGFVNRIERMESLDPGARLIQKLLSRTIPQQSTRKDLLSGTWLGRPLHPALTDVVIGTWISSALLDHASGARGNKAADHLLLIGNVSALPTIAAGLSDWAELWGEQQRLGSVHALGNGAALALQVVSHRARRAGRRRAGKLLSLAAVLTAGGSAYLGGHLSFVKGVGVNRTAFEVPPQEWTPVIADQDLAEDTPTPARAGDIGLLLYRRDQEVYALSDRCTHRGCALHLGQVNDLKVECPCHGSIFRLTDGGVLKGPATVPAPVYDVRRRDGNVEVRRLVAPQWGRRPAGGAGGSGISSGGA
- a CDS encoding Rieske 2Fe-2S domain-containing protein, which translates into the protein MKNPLTSIEQAEVLDKPSEALIAAVSKVIPPGPVKDALTGKWQGHPVHPVLTDIPIGLWTSSLLLDVLGGKKSQSASQTLLGLGIASALPTVAAGVADWIDTYGDERRIGLVHAAGNATAMVLYTGSYLARRRGSHGFGVALSMAATGVLAGAGFLGGHLVYRLGSGVDQTRFAHYPSDWTAVMAEADLPSQQAVAADLGDSKVMLYRDGGTICALADKCSHRGGPLHEGEIDPDAMTVKCPWHASVFDMRTGEVEHGPASAPQPCFEARILGDQVEVRLLPS